A region of Catenibacterium mitsuokai DNA encodes the following proteins:
- a CDS encoding S41 family peptidase: protein MELNKRKKSLLIKYIVIGVLCLALGFGSGYIVFHNSNANANEKTNLTLVDEVVDLLNNNWLDTTDSKTSIQDRMIQGLVDGLGDSHSSFMSSQENKEFNSDINGSYSGIGVYFSPVHSGALLTGIIEGSSAEKAGLKAGDIITDADNKSLTGLTSTEMQEHIKGNEGTEVSLKVKRLKQTLNVKAVRKNFSSDVTYYVGTKNNKTYGYVNISTFGDTTAQHVETALKEFKKQNVTDIILDLRGNGGGYITAARDLLSLFNEKGETLFTVKNKKGQTETYKDNTKTHYAFSNGYILMNGGTASASELCAGTFKEIQGYKLIGQQSYGKGTIQAQTNLSDGSVLKYTYAKWYTPKGVNINKKGWTPDVTVEDQSLLSAYFTYYSDKYYVDNVNNSIIVMERLLEVLGYNPGRTDGYFSQGVSDALKRFEQDHGLTVDGVLEYSDQECMVSVLAERLSHKEYDNTLQKVLTLI from the coding sequence GTGGAACTAAATAAAAGAAAGAAAAGTTTATTAATCAAATACATAGTAATAGGGGTGCTATGTTTAGCCCTTGGTTTTGGTAGTGGTTATATAGTATTCCATAATAGTAATGCAAATGCGAATGAGAAAACAAATCTTACATTAGTCGATGAAGTGGTAGATTTATTAAATAATAACTGGTTAGATACAACAGATTCTAAAACATCTATTCAGGATCGTATGATTCAAGGGTTAGTAGATGGTCTGGGAGACTCACATTCCTCTTTTATGTCTTCTCAGGAAAATAAAGAATTTAATAGTGATATCAATGGCAGCTATAGTGGTATTGGTGTTTATTTCTCTCCAGTTCATAGTGGTGCTTTATTGACTGGTATTATAGAAGGAAGCAGTGCAGAAAAAGCAGGTCTTAAGGCAGGAGATATTATTACTGATGCTGATAATAAATCACTCACTGGTTTGACAAGTACAGAAATGCAGGAACATATTAAAGGAAATGAAGGGACAGAAGTTTCTTTAAAGGTAAAAAGACTTAAACAGACTTTGAATGTGAAAGCAGTACGTAAGAACTTCAGTTCTGATGTCACTTATTATGTAGGAACTAAAAATAATAAAACATATGGTTATGTGAATATTTCTACTTTTGGAGATACAACTGCACAGCACGTAGAAACAGCGTTAAAAGAGTTTAAGAAACAGAATGTCACAGATATTATTCTAGACTTAAGAGGAAATGGTGGGGGTTATATTACTGCCGCTAGAGATCTACTTTCTTTATTTAATGAGAAGGGTGAAACACTCTTTACTGTTAAGAATAAAAAGGGTCAGACTGAAACATATAAGGATAATACAAAGACACATTATGCATTTTCTAATGGTTATATTTTAATGAATGGTGGAACAGCCAGTGCATCAGAATTATGTGCCGGTACATTTAAAGAAATACAGGGATATAAACTTATTGGACAGCAATCTTATGGTAAAGGGACTATCCAGGCACAGACGAACTTATCGGATGGTTCTGTATTGAAATATACTTATGCAAAGTGGTATACACCTAAGGGTGTGAATATTAATAAGAAGGGATGGACTCCTGATGTGACAGTAGAGGATCAGTCTCTCTTATCTGCTTATTTCACTTATTATAGTGATAAGTATTATGTGGATAATGTGAATAATTCTATTATTGTTATGGAAAGATTATTAGAAGTACTTGGTTATAATCCAGGTCGTACAGATGGTTATTTTTCACAGGGTGTAAGTGATGCACTTAAACGTTTTGAACAGGATCATGGTTTAACTGTAGATGGTGTATTAGAATATAGTGATCAGGAATGTATGGTGAGTGTACTTGCAGAAAGATTAAGTCATAAGGAATATGACAATACATTACAGAAAGTACTTACTTTAATATAG